The following are encoded together in the Cheilinus undulatus linkage group 3, ASM1832078v1, whole genome shotgun sequence genome:
- the prickle2b gene encoding prickle-like protein 2b isoform X3 — MEKLQRFWELVRNEKICVHCKCRREEHAVTAMPVEMEKTVTKLMYDFQRNSTSDDDSGCALEEYAWVPPGLKPEQVHQYYSSLPEDKVPYVNSLGEKYRIKQLLHQLPPHDNEVRYCNSLDDEEKRELKLFSNQRKRENLGRGNVRPFPLTMTGAICEQCGGQINGGDIAVFASRAGHGVCWHPACFVCSTCNELLVDLIYFYQDGKIFCGRHHAERLKPRCTACDEIILADECTEAEGRHWHMKHFCCFECETVLGGQRYIMKEGRPYCCSCFESLYAEYCDSCGEHIGIDQGQMTYDGQHWHATEGCFCCARCKRSLLGRPFLPKQGQIFCSRSCSLGEEPNGSDSSDSAFQSARSTRESRRSSKTGKSGGGGGGVQSERFSGEVDPLSLQMDLLSLSSQTPSLTREPPAWQSQEQAGEGYNYETQSDPTANPTPLQLLSQCNVRTAFNPSCSGQNNQDPRIKENGGLKRPPISAMKGHSLNEAWFQQPAPEEYYPPKLRTQKSFTESSHCSQHPNGFSADKRSISFHGFQRDRDRDIGLPVPAQVPRSRNPINALNFPEQLTPLEQTPRGSMESLALSNATGNSAEGGGKRQEHLSRFSMPDLSKDSGMNVSEKSNMGTLNSEQFRSSESIHSLTAGQPYMEMDPPRSSKYQMQYCDPHGMAVGMPHLPPGFTFQEEDRMSLVSSANAARLPPISERRMVRGGVGGRGSNIRLDAQEETPQRRRHHHRSRRSRRSRSENALNLVAERRVRPQERSQLRVCEDYDRFPPPRSARDQYGVGRGGGRYQPQPFRPCPRTTSDLTLQNPGVSRRTGLNQYSWEDYDDDDWCSTCSSSSESEDEGYFLGEPIPRPIQLRYLSNQELVHKYNNTGIGGPNRSGQLHTRKRRKSKNCIIS, encoded by the exons TGAGCAG GTTCATCAGTACTACAGCTCCCTGCCTGAGGACAAGGTGCCCTACGTGAACAGCCTGGGAGAGAAATACCGCATCAAACAGCTACTCCATCAGCTCCCGCCGCACGACAATGAG GTCCGCTACTGTAACAGTCTGGATGATGAGGAGAAGAGAGAACTGAAGCTCTTCAGCAACCAAAGGAAGCGGGAGAACCTGGGCCGTGGCAACGTACGCCCATTCCCTCTGACGATGACCGGAGCAATCTGTGAACAG TGTGGAGGTCAGATAAATGGCGGCGACATCGCTGTGTTTGCATCACGGGCTGGTCACGGCGTGTGTTGGCATCCAGCCTGCTTCGTTTGCAGCACATGCAATGAGCTTCTGGTGGATCTCATCTACTTCTACCAGGACGGGAAGATCTTCTGCGGCCGGCACCATGCTGAAAGGCTGAAGCCACGCTGCACTGCCTGCGATGAG ATCATCCTCGCTGATGAGTGTACTGAAGCAGAAGGGCGTCACTGGCACATGAAGCACTTCTGCTGTTTTGAGTGTGAGACTGTGCTGGGGGGCCAGCGCTACATCATGAAAGAAGGCCGTCCATACTGCTGCTCCTGCTTCGAGTCCCTGTACGCCGAGTACTGCGACTCCTGTGGGGAACATATTG GCATTGACCAAGGCCAGATGACGTATGATGGCCAGCACTGGCACGCCACGGAGGGCTGCTTTTGCTGTGCCCGCTGCAAACGCTCTCTGCTTGGCCGGCCTTTTCTCCCCAAACAGGGCCAAATCTTCTGCTCACGCTCCTGCAGTCTGGGGGAGGAACCTAACGGTTCAGACTCCTCTGATTCAGCCTTCCAGAGCGCTCGCTCTACCAGAGAGTCCAGACGCAGCTCCAAGACTGGGaagagtggaggaggagggggtggagtgCAGTCTGAGAGGTTTTCAGGGGAAGTGGACCCACTCTCTCTACAGATGGATCTTCTGAGTCTCTCTAGCCAAACGCCCAGTTTGACACGAGAGCCACCTGCTTGGCAGAGCCAAGAGCAAGCAGGTGAGGGCTATAATTATGAAACCCAGTCTGACCCAACTGCCAACCCCACCCCACTCCAGCTCCTCAGCCAGTGCAATGTCAGGACAGCCTTTAACCCCTCTTGCTCTGGACAGAATAATCAAGATCCCAGGATCAAGGAGAATGGAGGTTTAAAGAGACCACCCATCTCAGCTATGAAGGGACACTCGCTCAATGAGGCGTGGTTCCAACAGCCAGCTCCAGAAGAGTACTATCCACCCAAACTGAGGACTCAAAAGAGCTTCACTGAGTCATCCCACTGCTCTCAACACCCCAATGGCTTCTCTGCTGACAAGCGCTCCATTAGTTTTCATGGCTTTCAGAGGGACAGAGATAGAGACATAGGGCTTCCAGTACCAGCCCAGGTACCAAGAAGCCGGAACCCGATTAATGCACTTAACTTCCCTGAGCAACTGACCCCCCTAGAGCAGACTCCAAGAGGATCCATGGAGTCCCTGGCCCTGTCCAATGCCACAG GAAACTCAGCAGAAGGGGGAGGAAAGCGTCAGGAGCACCTTTCCCGTTTCTCCATGCCCGACCTGAGTAAAGACTCTGGAATGAACGtatctgagaaaagtaacatGGGCACCCTAAACTCGGAGCAGTTTCGTAGCTCTGAGTCCATTCACAGCCTCACTGCTGGTCAACCCTACATGGAAATGGATCCTCCTAGGTCCTCAAAGTATCAAATGCAGTACTGTGACCCCCATGGCATGGCTGTGGGTATGCCTCATTTACCACCTGGCTTCACCTTCCAGGAGGAGGATAGGATGAGTTTGGTGAGCAGTGCCAATGCTGCTCGTTTGCCCCCCATTAGTGAGCGCAGGATGGTGAGGGGAGGGGTTGGAGGAAGAGGATCTAATATCAGGTTAGATGCTCAGGAGGAGACCCCCCAGAGACGCCGGCACCACCACCGCTCCAGGAGATCCCGCCGGTCTCGCTCAGAAAACGCTCTTAACTTGGTGGCAGAGCGGAGGGTGAGACCTCAAGAGAGGTCACAACTGCGCGTCTGTGAGGATTACGACCGTTTCCCTCCACCAAGGAGCGCCAGGGACCAGTATGGTGTcggaagaggaggggggagatACCAGCCCCAACCCTTCAGACCATGCCCCAGAACCACTTCAGACCTGACCCTTCAGAACCCTGGAGTCAGCCGCCGCACTGGCTTGAACCAATACTCCTGGGAAGATTACGATGACGATGACTGGTGCTCCACCTGCTCGTCATCCTCTGAATCTGAGGATGAAGGCTACTTCCTGGGTGAGCCGATCCCCAGACCCATCCAGCTGCGCTACCTTAGCAACCAGGAGCTGGTCCATAAGTACAACAACACCGGGATAGGAGGACCCAACCGCAGTGGGCAGTTACACACCCGTAAACGCAGAAAAAGCAAGAACTGCATCATCTCCTAA
- the prickle2b gene encoding prickle-like protein 2b isoform X4 has product MPVEMEKTVTKLMYDFQRNSTSDDDSGCALEEYAWVPPGLKPEQVHQYYSSLPEDKVPYVNSLGEKYRIKQLLHQLPPHDNEVRYCNSLDDEEKRELKLFSNQRKRENLGRGNVRPFPLTMTGAICEQCGGQINGGDIAVFASRAGHGVCWHPACFVCSTCNELLVDLIYFYQDGKIFCGRHHAERLKPRCTACDEIILADECTEAEGRHWHMKHFCCFECETVLGGQRYIMKEGRPYCCSCFESLYAEYCDSCGEHIGIDQGQMTYDGQHWHATEGCFCCARCKRSLLGRPFLPKQGQIFCSRSCSLGEEPNGSDSSDSAFQSARSTRESRRSSKTGKSGGGGGGVQSERFSGEVDPLSLQMDLLSLSSQTPSLTREPPAWQSQEQAGEGYNYETQSDPTANPTPLQLLSQCNVRTAFNPSCSGQNNQDPRIKENGGLKRPPISAMKGHSLNEAWFQQPAPEEYYPPKLRTQKSFTESSHCSQHPNGFSADKRSISFHGFQRDRDRDIGLPVPAQVPRSRNPINALNFPEQLTPLEQTPRGSMESLALSNATGNSAEGGGKRQEHLSRFSMPDLSKDSGMNVSEKSNMGTLNSEQFRSSESIHSLTAGQPYMEMDPPRSSKYQMQYCDPHGMAVGMPHLPPGFTFQEEDRMSLVSSANAARLPPISERRMVRGGVGGRGSNIRLDAQEETPQRRRHHHRSRRSRRSRSENALNLVAERRVRPQERSQLRVCEDYDRFPPPRSARDQYGVGRGGGRYQPQPFRPCPRTTSDLTLQNPGVSRRTGLNQYSWEDYDDDDWCSTCSSSSESEDEGYFLGEPIPRPIQLRYLSNQELVHKYNNTGIGGPNRSGQLHTRKRRKSKNCIIS; this is encoded by the exons TGAGCAG GTTCATCAGTACTACAGCTCCCTGCCTGAGGACAAGGTGCCCTACGTGAACAGCCTGGGAGAGAAATACCGCATCAAACAGCTACTCCATCAGCTCCCGCCGCACGACAATGAG GTCCGCTACTGTAACAGTCTGGATGATGAGGAGAAGAGAGAACTGAAGCTCTTCAGCAACCAAAGGAAGCGGGAGAACCTGGGCCGTGGCAACGTACGCCCATTCCCTCTGACGATGACCGGAGCAATCTGTGAACAG TGTGGAGGTCAGATAAATGGCGGCGACATCGCTGTGTTTGCATCACGGGCTGGTCACGGCGTGTGTTGGCATCCAGCCTGCTTCGTTTGCAGCACATGCAATGAGCTTCTGGTGGATCTCATCTACTTCTACCAGGACGGGAAGATCTTCTGCGGCCGGCACCATGCTGAAAGGCTGAAGCCACGCTGCACTGCCTGCGATGAG ATCATCCTCGCTGATGAGTGTACTGAAGCAGAAGGGCGTCACTGGCACATGAAGCACTTCTGCTGTTTTGAGTGTGAGACTGTGCTGGGGGGCCAGCGCTACATCATGAAAGAAGGCCGTCCATACTGCTGCTCCTGCTTCGAGTCCCTGTACGCCGAGTACTGCGACTCCTGTGGGGAACATATTG GCATTGACCAAGGCCAGATGACGTATGATGGCCAGCACTGGCACGCCACGGAGGGCTGCTTTTGCTGTGCCCGCTGCAAACGCTCTCTGCTTGGCCGGCCTTTTCTCCCCAAACAGGGCCAAATCTTCTGCTCACGCTCCTGCAGTCTGGGGGAGGAACCTAACGGTTCAGACTCCTCTGATTCAGCCTTCCAGAGCGCTCGCTCTACCAGAGAGTCCAGACGCAGCTCCAAGACTGGGaagagtggaggaggagggggtggagtgCAGTCTGAGAGGTTTTCAGGGGAAGTGGACCCACTCTCTCTACAGATGGATCTTCTGAGTCTCTCTAGCCAAACGCCCAGTTTGACACGAGAGCCACCTGCTTGGCAGAGCCAAGAGCAAGCAGGTGAGGGCTATAATTATGAAACCCAGTCTGACCCAACTGCCAACCCCACCCCACTCCAGCTCCTCAGCCAGTGCAATGTCAGGACAGCCTTTAACCCCTCTTGCTCTGGACAGAATAATCAAGATCCCAGGATCAAGGAGAATGGAGGTTTAAAGAGACCACCCATCTCAGCTATGAAGGGACACTCGCTCAATGAGGCGTGGTTCCAACAGCCAGCTCCAGAAGAGTACTATCCACCCAAACTGAGGACTCAAAAGAGCTTCACTGAGTCATCCCACTGCTCTCAACACCCCAATGGCTTCTCTGCTGACAAGCGCTCCATTAGTTTTCATGGCTTTCAGAGGGACAGAGATAGAGACATAGGGCTTCCAGTACCAGCCCAGGTACCAAGAAGCCGGAACCCGATTAATGCACTTAACTTCCCTGAGCAACTGACCCCCCTAGAGCAGACTCCAAGAGGATCCATGGAGTCCCTGGCCCTGTCCAATGCCACAG GAAACTCAGCAGAAGGGGGAGGAAAGCGTCAGGAGCACCTTTCCCGTTTCTCCATGCCCGACCTGAGTAAAGACTCTGGAATGAACGtatctgagaaaagtaacatGGGCACCCTAAACTCGGAGCAGTTTCGTAGCTCTGAGTCCATTCACAGCCTCACTGCTGGTCAACCCTACATGGAAATGGATCCTCCTAGGTCCTCAAAGTATCAAATGCAGTACTGTGACCCCCATGGCATGGCTGTGGGTATGCCTCATTTACCACCTGGCTTCACCTTCCAGGAGGAGGATAGGATGAGTTTGGTGAGCAGTGCCAATGCTGCTCGTTTGCCCCCCATTAGTGAGCGCAGGATGGTGAGGGGAGGGGTTGGAGGAAGAGGATCTAATATCAGGTTAGATGCTCAGGAGGAGACCCCCCAGAGACGCCGGCACCACCACCGCTCCAGGAGATCCCGCCGGTCTCGCTCAGAAAACGCTCTTAACTTGGTGGCAGAGCGGAGGGTGAGACCTCAAGAGAGGTCACAACTGCGCGTCTGTGAGGATTACGACCGTTTCCCTCCACCAAGGAGCGCCAGGGACCAGTATGGTGTcggaagaggaggggggagatACCAGCCCCAACCCTTCAGACCATGCCCCAGAACCACTTCAGACCTGACCCTTCAGAACCCTGGAGTCAGCCGCCGCACTGGCTTGAACCAATACTCCTGGGAAGATTACGATGACGATGACTGGTGCTCCACCTGCTCGTCATCCTCTGAATCTGAGGATGAAGGCTACTTCCTGGGTGAGCCGATCCCCAGACCCATCCAGCTGCGCTACCTTAGCAACCAGGAGCTGGTCCATAAGTACAACAACACCGGGATAGGAGGACCCAACCGCAGTGGGCAGTTACACACCCGTAAACGCAGAAAAAGCAAGAACTGCATCATCTCCTAA